A segment of the Panicum hallii strain FIL2 chromosome 1, PHallii_v3.1, whole genome shotgun sequence genome:
CTGGAGGAGATCCTGGCCGCCTTGGTCGTGTTCTTCCCGCTCGACGAGGAGTCCAGGCGCCACATTGCCTCCCCGGCGTCCCTGGACGCCATCGTCTCGATCCTGTCCCACGGCGAGATCACCGCACGGGTCAGCGCCGCCGTCGTGCTCCGCGAGGTCGCCTCGTCGTCCGACGCCCAATGCCTCGAGGCGATGTCCGAGACGAGCGGGATCCACGACGCGCTCGTCAAGCTCCTGGAGAAGCCCGTGTCGCTGCAGGCGACCAAGGCCGCCCTGGTCACCGCCTACTACCTCGTCCAGAGCGCCGACCGCGCGGCGTCCCGCCTGGTCGACCTCGGCATGGTGCAGCTCCTCGTGGAGCTGCTGGTCGACTCCGACAATGGCACGACGGAGAAGGCGCTCGCGGTGCTGGACAGCCTGCTCCTCACGGAGGAAGGCCGCGGCAGGGCGTACGCGCACGCATTGGCCGTGCCGGTGCTGGTGAAGAAGATGCAGCACGTGTCGGACATGGCGACCGAGTTCGCCGTGTCGGCGCTATGGCGGCTGTGCAAGAACTTCCCCGGCGAGGGGCCGTGCAAGGCCGAGGCGCTGCAGGTGGGCGCGTTCCAgaagctcctcctcctcctgcaggTCGGCTGCATGGGCGTGACCAAGGAGAGGGCCAGCGAGCTGCTCCGGCTCCTCAACGGATCCAGAGGCGGCGTCGAGTGCATCGAGTCGGTGGATTTCAAGGGGCTCAAGAGACCCTTCGTGTGAGTGTGCAGAGGCTAGGTTAAGAAAATTAAGATGTGGATACAAGGTGCACAGACAGACATAGTTAGGCTAATTTAGGAGCtcttctccctttctttttGGGAGGAATTaaacctttttttttcctcctcTTGTTCATGGCCATTTTGCAGTGGTGACACTGTACGACGATCATACAGCCA
Coding sequences within it:
- the LOC112899793 gene encoding U-box domain-containing protein 21-like, translated to MVTPVSRSRHRPRAVRVAAAEIPLATRRTTRQPAPAAAEAAVPGHFLCPISLEMMQDPVAAPTGITYDRDSVEGWLERGHATCPVTGRSLRAEDLIPNHATRRMIQEWCVANRALGVERVPTPRVPVSAADAAELLAAVSAAARRGDGQACRQLAARARALGKESERNRRCLVAGGAARALSSAFVQLVDRRAVTALTTTGALEEILAALVVFFPLDEESRRHIASPASLDAIVSILSHGEITARVSAAVVLREVASSSDAQCLEAMSETSGIHDALVKLLEKPVSLQATKAALVTAYYLVQSADRAASRLVDLGMVQLLVELLVDSDNGTTEKALAVLDSLLLTEEGRGRAYAHALAVPVLVKKMQHVSDMATEFAVSALWRLCKNFPGEGPCKAEALQVGAFQKLLLLLQVGCMGVTKERASELLRLLNGSRGGVECIESVDFKGLKRPFV